Proteins encoded together in one Triticum dicoccoides isolate Atlit2015 ecotype Zavitan chromosome 7B, WEW_v2.0, whole genome shotgun sequence window:
- the LOC119339616 gene encoding Werner Syndrome-like exonuclease codes for MALLQDKTKSARALSTETNANDMLASPSSLVLLQPQTVSIFDYPLVPPLAPEDDDHSAAILVAQSAAIHRSDQIVGFKVTVTFANEPGIIEEWVKSVLNSLQTVEMKIVGLDTEFTDQVHGVKQKDMPPEMERRAAVLQLCFADDCLVYHIVHSPRIPEELNKFLAREDILFCGAAIGNDVNVLEPYGLHVKNAIDLQTRIHIPKTICSKPTPSLLDLANFVLGTNLEKGNECKQLRNSGWEIAPLNIERIRYAAFDALISFEIAKGATILGYMRLAELA; via the exons ATGGCGCTGCTGCAAGACAAAACCAAGTCAGCAAG AGCGCTTTCTACGGAGACCAATGCCAATGATATGCTCGCCTCGCCATCCTCCTTGGTGCTATTGCAGCCACAGACTGTTTCCATCTTTGATTATCCTCTGGTGCCTCCGCTAGCTCCAGAGGATGATGACCACTCTGCTGCCATTCTGGTGGCTCAGTCTGCTGCTATTCATCGCTCTGATCAAATTGTTGGCTTCAAGGTAACCGTGACGTTCGCCAATGAACCAGGCATCATTGAGGAATGGGTCAAGAGTGTGTTGAACTCCCTCCAAACGGTGGAAATGAAGATTGTTGGTCTAGACACTGAGTTCACCGACCAAGTCCATGGGGTGAAGCAGAAGGACATGCCCCCAGAAATGGAGCGACGCGCCGCTGTACTTCAACTGTGTTttgcagatgattgcttggtgtaccacatcgtgCACTCGCCTCGCATACCAGAGGAGCTCAACAAATTTCTTGCTCGTGAGGATATCCTCTTTTGTGGAGCAGCAATTGGCAATGACGTAAATGTGCTTGAGCCATACGGTCTCCATGTCAAAAATGCCATTGACCTACAGACGCGCATTCACATACCAAAAACGATTTGCAGTAAACCTACACCATCGCTATTAGACCTAGCAAACTTTGTGTTGGGAACGAATCTGGAGAAGGGCAACGAGTGCAAGCAACTGAGGAACTCCGGATGGGAGATTGCTCCATTGAACATTGAAAGAATCAGATATGCTGCGTTCGATGCCCTTATAAGTTTTGAGATAGCAAAAGGGGCTACAATTCTTGGCTATATGCGCCTTGCTGAATTAGCTTAG